A window of the Butyricimonas virosa genome harbors these coding sequences:
- a CDS encoding efflux RND transporter periplasmic adaptor subunit: MKKIVTIIIAIAVIVGAFFFFRSGDKKVTTYETVELKKGSINNTVTATGTIEPITKVDVGTQVSGTISHIYVDYNSVVTKGQLLAELDRKLLEAELKSEMANLKSSKSEFEYQDKNFKRLHQLHEKNLISETEYEEALYQYEKAQQAYEKAQATLVKAQSNLDYATIYSPIDGVVLSREVEEGQTVAASFETPTMFTIANDLRKMQVIADVDEADIGQVLEGQRVTFTVDAFPDDTFEGDVTQVRLNPTTESNVVTYEVVIDAPNPELKLKPGLTANITVYTMEKNDILLAPLKAFRFTPETDPENPQTTLAPQTGKGEKVVWLQTAEGIVPKVIKVGVSDGIYTEVKEGIKEGSRLIVGVQRNKKMAPQGGNEGSNPFMPPRPGQKKK; encoded by the coding sequence ATGAAAAAGATTGTTACCATAATCATCGCCATCGCCGTTATCGTCGGAGCCTTTTTCTTCTTCCGTTCGGGAGATAAGAAAGTGACGACGTACGAGACTGTCGAACTGAAAAAAGGCTCTATTAATAATACAGTGACCGCCACGGGAACGATAGAACCAATTACCAAAGTCGACGTGGGTACCCAGGTTTCCGGAACGATTTCACACATTTACGTGGACTACAATTCCGTCGTGACAAAAGGACAATTACTTGCGGAACTCGATAGAAAACTACTGGAAGCCGAACTGAAATCTGAAATGGCAAATCTAAAATCAAGCAAAAGTGAATTCGAGTATCAAGATAAAAATTTCAAGCGCTTGCACCAGTTACACGAAAAAAATTTAATCAGCGAAACAGAATACGAAGAAGCACTATACCAGTACGAGAAAGCGCAACAAGCCTACGAAAAAGCACAAGCCACACTGGTAAAAGCACAATCAAATCTTGATTATGCCACGATTTACTCGCCAATCGACGGGGTAGTTTTATCCAGAGAGGTGGAAGAGGGACAAACAGTTGCCGCCAGTTTCGAAACCCCGACCATGTTCACTATCGCCAACGATTTGCGCAAGATGCAAGTGATCGCTGACGTGGACGAGGCTGATATCGGTCAGGTACTCGAAGGACAACGCGTGACGTTCACGGTCGACGCTTTCCCGGATGACACGTTCGAGGGAGACGTGACTCAAGTACGATTGAACCCGACCACGGAATCTAACGTGGTAACTTACGAGGTAGTTATTGATGCCCCGAATCCCGAGTTAAAACTGAAACCGGGACTGACCGCAAATATCACGGTTTACACGATGGAGAAAAACGACATTCTGCTGGCCCCGTTGAAAGCTTTCCGTTTTACCCCGGAAACTGACCCGGAAAACCCGCAGACCACACTAGCTCCACAAACAGGAAAAGGAGAAAAAGTAGTTTGGTTGCAAACGGCAGAAGGCATCGTTCCCAAAGTGATCAAAGTGGGGGTCAGTGATGGAATATACACAGAAGTAAAAGAGGGAATAAAGGAAGGTTCTCGCCTAATTGTAGGAGTTCAACGCAACAAAAAAATGGCCCCTCAAGGAGGCAACGAGGGATCCAACCCGTTCATGCCACCACGTCCGGGACAAAAGAAGAAATAA
- a CDS encoding ABC transporter ATP-binding protein, with amino-acid sequence MANDIIKIENLRRDFKVGSETVHALRGISFSIRAGEFVTIMGTSGSGKSTLLNILGCLDTPSSGDYYLDGIAVRDMGKNDRASLRNRKIGFVFQSYNLLPKTTAVENVELPLLYNPSFSSRERREKALEALKAVGLSDRINHRSNQMSGGQQQRVAIARAIVNDPVILLADEATGNLDSRTSFEILTLFQRLHAEGRTIIFVTHNPEIAQFSSRNIVLRDGHITEDTVNPNVASAKEVLDALPKEND; translated from the coding sequence ATGGCAAATGATATTATAAAAATAGAAAACCTGAGGAGGGATTTTAAGGTCGGATCTGAAACCGTCCATGCTTTGCGCGGTATATCATTCTCGATCCGTGCCGGAGAGTTCGTGACGATAATGGGTACGAGTGGTTCCGGGAAATCCACCCTGCTCAATATCCTCGGATGCCTCGACACTCCCTCCTCAGGGGACTATTACCTCGATGGTATCGCGGTTAGGGATATGGGGAAAAATGACAGGGCTTCACTGAGAAATCGTAAAATCGGATTCGTGTTCCAATCATATAACCTGTTACCCAAAACAACAGCTGTGGAAAACGTGGAATTACCGTTACTTTATAATCCATCCTTTTCATCCCGGGAACGCCGAGAAAAAGCGCTGGAGGCTTTGAAGGCCGTGGGATTAAGCGACCGGATCAACCATCGTTCCAACCAGATGTCCGGCGGACAGCAACAACGTGTCGCCATCGCCCGGGCTATCGTGAACGATCCGGTAATCCTACTTGCCGACGAGGCTACGGGCAACCTAGATTCCCGTACTTCATTTGAAATTCTCACGCTCTTTCAACGTCTCCATGCGGAAGGAAGAACCATTATATTCGTAACCCATAATCCCGAAATTGCCCAGTTCAGCAGTCGAAATATCGTTCTACGGGACGGTCATATTACGGAAGACACGGTTAACCCAAACGTAGCCTCGGCTAAAGAAGTACTGGATGCACTACCGAAAGAAAACGATTAA
- a CDS encoding ABC transporter permease yields MNYANLIRIALRALANNKFRGFLTMLGIIIGVGSVISMLAIGQGSKRSIRDQISEMGSNMIMIHPGNGKFGGVRQSASSMQTLKLEDYEAIVRDVDLIDKCTPSVNSSGQVIYGANNAPTTIYGVNQDYLDIRKFSVGEGEMFTDHDIKTSAKVCIVGQTVVDNLFTKGEEPLGKTIRFNKTPFRIIGVLTPKGYNSMGQDQDDMIIAPYTTIQKRLLAITYIQGIFASAVTEDDSEEAIEEISATLRQNHKIATGDEDDFHVRSQEELSSMMSTTTDLMTVLLACIAGISLLVGGIGIMNIMYVSVTERTREIGLRMSIGAKGRHILFQFLIEAVIISVTGGIIGVILGIGSSLIIKYAIGWPIYIQMYSVVLSFLVCTITGIFFGWYPAQKASQLNPIDAIRYE; encoded by the coding sequence ATGAACTACGCAAATTTAATACGAATAGCTTTACGAGCCTTGGCTAACAACAAGTTCCGGGGATTCCTGACTATGTTGGGAATCATTATCGGGGTTGGGTCCGTGATTTCCATGCTGGCTATCGGGCAAGGCTCAAAACGTAGCATTCGTGACCAAATATCAGAGATGGGTTCCAACATGATCATGATCCATCCCGGGAACGGGAAGTTCGGGGGAGTCCGTCAAAGTGCCAGCAGTATGCAAACGCTGAAGCTGGAGGATTACGAGGCGATCGTTCGTGACGTGGATTTGATCGACAAATGTACCCCTTCCGTCAATTCAAGCGGTCAAGTTATATATGGAGCCAATAATGCCCCGACAACCATCTACGGAGTAAACCAGGATTATCTTGACATTCGGAAGTTCAGCGTGGGGGAAGGCGAGATGTTCACGGATCACGACATCAAAACTTCCGCAAAAGTATGTATCGTGGGACAAACCGTCGTTGATAACCTATTCACGAAGGGAGAAGAACCACTGGGAAAGACCATCCGGTTCAACAAAACCCCCTTCCGCATCATCGGAGTATTGACACCCAAAGGATATAACTCCATGGGACAGGACCAAGATGATATGATTATCGCCCCCTATACCACTATACAGAAACGTCTGTTGGCCATCACCTACATTCAAGGAATATTCGCCTCGGCCGTCACGGAAGACGATTCCGAAGAAGCAATCGAGGAAATATCCGCTACCCTACGCCAGAATCATAAAATAGCCACGGGAGATGAAGACGATTTCCACGTGCGCTCGCAAGAAGAACTCAGTTCCATGATGAGTACGACGACCGACTTAATGACCGTTCTGTTGGCTTGTATCGCCGGCATATCATTACTTGTCGGCGGCATCGGAATCATGAACATCATGTATGTATCCGTCACCGAACGAACACGGGAGATCGGTCTCCGTATGTCCATCGGGGCAAAAGGACGACACATCCTATTCCAATTCCTTATCGAAGCGGTCATTATCAGCGTCACGGGAGGTATTATCGGGGTAATTCTTGGAATCGGTTCATCACTTATTATTAAATACGCTATCGGCTGGCCCATATACATCCAGATGTATTCTGTCGTGCTTTCCTTCCTGGTCTGCACGATTACCGGAATATTCTTTGGCTGGTATCCGGCACAAAAGGCATCCCAGTTAAACCCAATCGATGCTATACGATACGAATAG
- a CDS encoding sensor histidine kinase: MQKTQNKKILTGAIHVLGWGIFFALPFFFYRGEGVSITLNRYLGYCFVPLSCLIIFYTNFLWLIERQLFRRKVSAFILSNIVLVMLLGASLHFWQDFHRKHLSEPTPKALKELQESLPRPPRYVFIARDMMLMALTVALSVAIKMTGGWYETENEKQELKKAQAEAELQNLKSQLNPHFLFNTLNNIYSLIAINQDKAQYAVHDLSRMLRHVLYENNQHFVSVDKEFEFMKSYIELMSLRLPKSTRLEVSIPERGNRAMIAPLLFIPLIENAFKHGVSSTQESFINIKLELQENNRLNCLVENSNYPKKDNDRSGSGIGLTNLKRRLELLYPGKYIFKAETLNNRFITELLIQL; this comes from the coding sequence ATGCAAAAGACACAGAACAAGAAGATATTAACGGGAGCCATCCACGTGCTTGGATGGGGAATATTCTTTGCCCTTCCCTTTTTCTTCTATCGCGGAGAAGGTGTTTCAATTACCCTAAACAGATATTTGGGGTACTGTTTCGTCCCGTTAAGTTGTCTTATTATATTTTACACGAATTTTCTCTGGCTAATCGAACGACAGCTTTTCCGCCGAAAAGTATCAGCATTCATTTTAAGTAATATCGTTCTCGTGATGCTTTTGGGTGCCAGCCTTCATTTCTGGCAGGACTTTCACCGGAAACATTTGTCAGAACCCACTCCGAAAGCCTTGAAAGAGTTACAAGAGTCCCTACCTAGACCACCCCGGTACGTGTTTATCGCCCGGGACATGATGCTCATGGCATTGACTGTCGCCCTCAGCGTGGCAATCAAAATGACCGGGGGATGGTATGAAACCGAGAACGAGAAACAAGAACTAAAAAAAGCTCAGGCCGAGGCGGAACTTCAAAACTTGAAAAGCCAGTTGAACCCGCACTTTTTATTCAACACGTTAAATAATATCTACTCGCTTATCGCTATCAACCAAGACAAGGCCCAGTATGCTGTTCACGATCTTAGCCGCATGTTACGTCACGTCCTATACGAGAATAACCAGCATTTCGTGTCGGTAGACAAAGAATTCGAGTTCATGAAAAGCTATATCGAGCTAATGAGCCTTCGCTTACCCAAAAGTACACGGCTGGAAGTTTCCATTCCGGAAAGAGGCAACAGGGCCATGATAGCCCCGCTATTGTTTATCCCACTGATTGAAAATGCGTTTAAACACGGGGTCAGTAGCACGCAGGAATCATTTATCAATATCAAACTCGAATTACAGGAAAACAACCGACTCAACTGTCTCGTGGAGAACAGTAACTATCCTAAAAAAGATAACGACCGGAGTGGTTCCGGTATCGGGTTAACGAACTTAAAACGCCGTCTGGAATTACTCTATCCGGGAAAATATATCTTTAAGGCAGAAACCCTTAACAACCGATTTATCACGGAACTACTTATTCAACTTTAA
- a CDS encoding LytR/AlgR family response regulator transcription factor: MTLNCLIVDDEPLALDLLESYVSRTPFLHLVAQCDSAVKALSVIEEEPIDLVFLDIQMPELNGLELSRLVGNKVKIIFTTAFEQYALEGFRVDALDYLLKPFNYTEFLRAATKALRWSEMSRVENVSANVPDSIFVKSDYKLIQIQLKDILYIEGLKDYIRIQTEDKEGGILTLMSMKSIEDHLPGDIFIRVHRSYIVNINKIKTIERNRIVFGKLYIPISDSYKERFMELLDKRAIN; the protein is encoded by the coding sequence ATGACACTGAATTGCCTCATCGTGGATGATGAACCGTTAGCTTTGGATTTGCTAGAGAGTTACGTGAGCCGGACACCGTTCCTACACCTTGTCGCACAATGTGATAGTGCCGTGAAAGCACTTTCCGTCATAGAGGAAGAACCGATAGATCTGGTTTTTCTGGATATTCAGATGCCCGAACTCAACGGACTGGAACTGTCCCGCCTCGTGGGCAACAAAGTGAAAATCATATTCACCACCGCTTTCGAGCAATACGCTCTGGAAGGCTTTCGGGTTGATGCGCTAGACTACCTGCTGAAACCGTTCAACTACACGGAATTTCTCCGGGCGGCCACGAAAGCTTTACGATGGAGCGAAATGAGCCGGGTGGAAAACGTTTCTGCCAACGTACCGGATTCTATTTTCGTGAAAAGCGATTACAAATTGATCCAAATCCAGTTGAAAGACATTCTTTACATCGAGGGTCTAAAAGATTACATTCGCATCCAAACCGAGGACAAGGAGGGAGGTATTCTCACGCTGATGAGCATGAAGAGTATCGAGGACCATCTCCCCGGAGACATATTCATCCGGGTACACCGTTCCTATATCGTCAATATCAACAAAATTAAAACCATCGAACGGAACCGAATCGTGTTCGGTAAACTCTATATCCCCATTTCCGATTCCTACAAAGAACGATTCATGGAATTACTGGATAAACGAGCAATTAATTGA